The Planctomicrobium piriforme genome includes the window CTCAAAAGCCGGCCGCAACCGGGGACAAGCCGGCTGAGCCCGCAACTCCGGTCCCTCCCGAACACGAACACTTCCCGACCAATCCCTTCACACCGGATAAAGCGGCAACGAATCAACCCAAGGTCCAGTTGCCTGAGGCCCAGTACGAATTCGGTCGCATGGCCCTCGGCAAAACCGGCGAGCACGATTTCGTCGTCAAGAACATCGGCACAGCCCCTTTGAAGCTCGCCAAGGGGCCGGTGCAGTGCAAATGCACCGTCAGTGGCCTCAAGGAACAGGAAGTTCCACCGGGGGGCGAAGCCATGATTCACCTCGCCTGGACCCCGAAAGACATCGGCCCATTTGCCCAGGTCGCAACCATCTGGACCAACGACCCCGAGCAAGATCACTTCACCGTCGGCGCCTCAGGCACCATGTATCCCGAGATTCAGGTGAAACCGGACAACGGCTGGGCGCTGGGACCAATTTCCAACTCGAACGATGTGCCGCTGGTCGGCAGCCTCGAATCGCCGGTCATCGAGAAGTTTTCGATTACGAAAATTGAACCCTCCAGCGATCGCGTCGAACTGGAAGCGGTGCCGTACACCGCAGAGGAACTGAAGGAAAAAGACCTGCTGAGCGGCTACCACTTTCTGGGGCGCCTGAAAGGAATTCAGAACCCATCGAGCATTCAGGAGTCGATCACCGTTCACACCGATCTGGCCGACCACCCGAAATACGAGTTCCCGATTACCGGCAGCCGCACCGGTGCAGTCACGATCATCGGCCCGACCTGGTTTGCCGGAGGTCCGCTGATCGATCTGGGCACGGTTTCCGCAGAGAAGGGGAAAGAATTTAAGCTGACGTTAATGGTCAACCCCGGTGAAGAAGAGCTGAAATTCACCGACGTCAAAATCAATCCTGGCTTCGTGCAGATGAAGCTGAAGCCTGAACAGACCGGCAAAGAACTCTCACGCGAGCGGTACTCGCTGATCATCACGGTTCCGCCCGGAAGCCCGAAAGGGAACTGGATCGCCTCCAAACCCGGCCAGTTCCTGATCAAGACGAATCACGCGCAGATCCCGGAACTCGACATCAAGCTGCATCTGAACGTCGAGTAACACCGGGAAATCCGAAGCACGAAATTCGAAATTCGAAATTCGAAACAAATTCCAGTGTTCAACTGGTGAAAACTCTCAATAGCTGGACCTTCTTGGTCATTGGCATTTTGAATTTGTTTCGGATTTGGTGCTTCGGATTTCGAATTTGCCCTATGTGGAACTCCAGGAGCGGGTTTCTTCCGGCAGTTTGGTCCGTTCGCGGACGCTGTAGCTGTCGCGCTCGCGGCCGGTGTTGGCGACGATGAGTTCAGCAAGCATCCCGAGCGACAATGCCTGTGCTCCCAGCAGCAACGAGGCCACGGAGTACAGCAGCAGCGGGCGCGAACCAATGGGGGAATGCTTCCAGACATCGACCACGTTCATCATGAACCAGGCGAGTCCCAGGTACGACAGGCCAACCGCGCCGACCCCGAAGAAGAACAGGCCGATGCCCCCCAGCAAATGGAGCGGGCGCTGGCCGAACGTCGTCAGGAAGGTGACGGTCAACAAGTCGAGGAAGCCTCGCAGGAAGCGTTTGATGCCGTATTTTGAATAGCCGAACTGACGGGGCCGATGATGCACCCCCAGTTCAGCGACCTTGAAACCGCGGGCGTGCGCCAGCACCGGAATGAACCGGTGCAGCTCGCCATAGAGACGCAATTCACGGGCGACCTGAGCGCGGAAAATCTTGATGCCACAGTTGTGGTCGTGCAGCTTCAGCCCGGAGAGCGAGCCGACCATCGCGTTGAAGACTTTGCTCGGGTAGACCTTGTGCCAGGGGTCGAGCCGGCGTTCTTTCCAGCCGTTGACGACGTCGTAGCCTTCTTCGAGCTTCGCCAGAAAACGGGGAATCTCCTGCGGGTCATCCTGCAGGTCGGCGTCCATGGTCATCACCACGTCGCCGCGAATCGCATTGAGTCCGGCGGTGAGGGCCGCGGCCTTGCCGAAGTTGCGGCGGAAGCGGATGCCGAAGACATGTTCGTCATCTTCGGCGAGTTGTTGAATCAGCTTCCACGAGCCGTCGGTCGAACCGTCATCGATAAAGACCATTTCCACGTCGAGGGCATGCGACTCCGCCACGGCCCGAATCTGGCGATGCAGTTCGAGCAGGCTTTCCTCTTCATTCAGGACGGGGATGACGATCGACAGCATGTTTCGTTTGCTCCGTGCTCACTGCCGCCGATTTTCGCAGGTGACGCCGACCCTTGACTACGCAAAATGCGAGACGAGACAGGGTCAGGGCGTCAAAACACCAGAGCGAATCGGCGGCGGAATTCCATTCCATCATCGATGAGAACTGCCGGCTACGATAACCGCTGACCGCGAAAATCACCTAGCCGATTTTCCCGTCGGAAGACCGTTGCCGCGAGCCAGTGGCGGGAATTGCCTGCCAATTCGAACTCCAGGCAGCAGTATCGGTGAATTTCCGTTCAGATACCGGTAATTTCGCCCAACACCGCCTCGGCGGACGCGAGCGTCTGTTCGATGTTCTCGTCGGTATGTTCCACCCCGACAAAATTGGCCTCGAACTGGCTGCAGGGGAGATAGATCCCCCGTTCCAGCAGTCCATGGAAATAGCGGGCAAACCGGGCCGTGTCGTTACGGGCCGACACCTGATAGTTGGTGACCGGCTCGGAATTGAAGAACAGAGTGAACATGCTGCCGACGTGGGGGACCGTATGAGGAATGCCTTTCACGCGGCAGATTTGGCTGAGCCCCTCGCACAGATTGGCGGTTTTGCGTTCCAGTTCGGCGTAGGGGTTCGTCTTCTTCAGCGTCTCCAGCGTGGCGATGCCGCAAGCCATCGCCAGTGGGTTCCCCGAGAGCGTGCCGGCCTGATAGACCGGTCCGACCGGGGAGACGGTATTCATGATGTCCGCCCGCCCGCCATATGCCCCGACCGGCAGGCCGCCCCCCACGATCTTACCCAGCGTCGTCATGTCCGGCGTGACGCCAAAGTGCGCCTGTGCTCCGCCGTACGAGATCCGGAACCCGGTCATGACTTCATCGAAGATCAGCACCGTTCCGTACTGCGTACACAAGTCGCGACAGGCCTGCAGAAACTCCGGCGTGGG containing:
- a CDS encoding DUF1573 domain-containing protein, with the protein product MLAVIATLIACLAVFAWGVGQMPDVAKWTAQKPAATGDKPAEPATPVPPEHEHFPTNPFTPDKAATNQPKVQLPEAQYEFGRMALGKTGEHDFVVKNIGTAPLKLAKGPVQCKCTVSGLKEQEVPPGGEAMIHLAWTPKDIGPFAQVATIWTNDPEQDHFTVGASGTMYPEIQVKPDNGWALGPISNSNDVPLVGSLESPVIEKFSITKIEPSSDRVELEAVPYTAEELKEKDLLSGYHFLGRLKGIQNPSSIQESITVHTDLADHPKYEFPITGSRTGAVTIIGPTWFAGGPLIDLGTVSAEKGKEFKLTLMVNPGEEELKFTDVKINPGFVQMKLKPEQTGKELSRERYSLIITVPPGSPKGNWIASKPGQFLIKTNHAQIPELDIKLHLNVE
- a CDS encoding glycosyltransferase family 2 protein encodes the protein MLSIVIPVLNEEESLLELHRQIRAVAESHALDVEMVFIDDGSTDGSWKLIQQLAEDDEHVFGIRFRRNFGKAAALTAGLNAIRGDVVMTMDADLQDDPQEIPRFLAKLEEGYDVVNGWKERRLDPWHKVYPSKVFNAMVGSLSGLKLHDHNCGIKIFRAQVARELRLYGELHRFIPVLAHARGFKVAELGVHHRPRQFGYSKYGIKRFLRGFLDLLTVTFLTTFGQRPLHLLGGIGLFFFGVGAVGLSYLGLAWFMMNVVDVWKHSPIGSRPLLLYSVASLLLGAQALSLGMLAELIVANTGRERDSYSVRERTKLPEETRSWSST